In one Drosophila pseudoobscura strain MV-25-SWS-2005 chromosome X, UCI_Dpse_MV25, whole genome shotgun sequence genomic region, the following are encoded:
- the rsh gene encoding uncharacterized protein rsh isoform X4 → MECSDFMQQLRSFKPQSLGCAVARRKSSTTLIFPLPPQACSDEFCEEYPHNLMPTPGYWIECSRQKISMPTPHTIWDESDSEHEDIRAGSASDAYLERECSDLYEDDEDSEATPSPRKKTTIEEQWDQQGAFELISVEQETYEKYFYGTEHWNYFTSDEDLGPVILSIKQETLNGRDQFRILVRAGSYTVHGLIPASCVFADRYNREEVVRSLGKEVNLNPPLTLGQLPDTPEELLKLDQVFIKSELKVGVIFVKEDQYTEEQILDNNENSPLFDEFLTLLGDRVRLRGFDKYKGGLDTVHDLTGLFSVYTNWRNIEIMFHVSTLLPYEKHDPQKLQRKRHIGNDIVCVVFLEADNTRFSPACIKSHFLHTFILVRVSARIKHKPTRYEVSVVTRDEVGAYKPYLWEQSVFEKGPMFREWLLTKIVNGERASYSAPKFARMQERTRSQMLEDLVMNLSNHAETGQIPKPYRRGSWRPIGHMRPSSPLLDSVRDQFEDYDQLAKDFTRVFLNEEPSCLSNSHLFDVVFLVGQSKQKARFIGVRAILGVRSRVFQEMLYGIQTGFGSPQIPVAEIFARPAPSLVSPQNQKPKSNNYLTVPDSDSIRPKSVPSSPMVKRAFSRLGTITAGWGRSIRNKNSNQLNPDDKKKWISSTDCSNRDSKDKDKDKPGNNQLAVPRLSVCADAQKVDRAKLAQTEFNIIEFDPDTFRVLLDYLHTGTCPLTCVSIPGLLCAAEHYDLPELLQACFHHCKQFLRIEVVCPMLISLENYYWRYTSASELVNMILSFVESKAHALFKCPEFLHLSESMVQMIMCRELQTPEIRKFEAMLAWAQHKVAKLKNHPNKDTQFEFECIMERLTRDLNLCRISPSELLTVVLPSKSMKNERIMETLMVQVNLGTYRMPELDAYRQQLRQQESAEATVQVHRGG, encoded by the exons ATGAGTTCTGCGAGGAGTATCCACATAACCTAATGCCCACGCCCGGCTACTGGATCGAATGCTCGCGCCAGAAGATCAGCATGCCCACTCCGCACACCATTTGGGATGAGAGCGACTCCGAGCACGAGGACATACGGGCGGGCAGTGCCAGCGATGCGTACTTGGAGCGTGAGTGCAGCGATCTGTACGAGGACGATGAGGACTCTGAGGCCACACCCAG TCCTCGCAAGAAAACTACCATTGAGGAGCAGTGGGATCAGCAGGGTGCCTTCGAACTCATCTCCGTGGAACAGGAGACGTATGAGAAATATTTCTATGGCACAGAGCACTGGAATTATTTCACCAGCGACGAGGATCTTGGCCCGGTCATACTCTCCATCAAACAGGAGACGCTCAACGGACGCGACCAGTTTCGCATTCTGGTGCGCGCTGGCTCCTACACGGTGCACGGATTGATCCCAGCTTCCTGCGTATTTGCTGATCG ATATAATCGCGAGGAGGTTGTTCGATCTTTAGGAAAAGAAGTTAATTTGAATCCCCCTCTAACACTAGGACAACTACCAGACACTCCAGAGGAGTTATTGAAGTTAGATCAG GTTTTTATAAAATCCGAACTTAAAGTTGGCGTCATATTTGTCAAAGAGGATCAATACACCGAAGAGCAAATTCTGGACAATAATGAAAACTCACCGCTCTTCGATGAGTTCCTCACACTTCTCGGCGATCGGGTGCGGCTCCGTGGGTTCGATAAATACAAGGGTGGCCTTGACACGGTACATGATCTAACTG GCCTCTTCTCTGTTTATACCAACTGGCGTAATATTGAGATCATGTTCCACGTTTCCACGCTTCTGCCGTACGAGAAGCACGATCCTCAAAAGTTGCAGCGGAAACGCCACATCGGCAATGATATTGTCTGCGTGGTGTTTCTCGAGGCGGACAACACCCGCTTTAGTCCGGCCTGTATTAAGAGTCACTTTCTGCACACATTTATATTG GTGCGCGTCTCCGCTCGCATcaaacacaagccgacgcgcTATGAGGTCTCCGTGGTGACGCGCGACGAGGTTGGCGCCTACAAGCCGTACCTCTGGGAGCAGTCCGTCTTCGAGAAGGGGCCTATGTTCCG GGAGTGGCTGCTAACGAAGATCGTGAACGGAGAGCGGGCCTCGTACTCGGCCCCCAAATTCGCAAGGATGCAGGAGCGCACACGGTCGCAGATGCTCGAGGATCTGGTGATGAATCTGTCCAATCACGCGGAGACAGGCCAGATACCCAAGCCGTATCGACGCGGCTCTTGGCGACCGATTG GTCACATGCGACCCTCGTCGCCACTGCTGGACTCGGTCCGGGATCAGTTTGAGGACTACGATCAGCTGGCAAAGGACTTCACCCGCGTGTTCCTCAACGAGGAGCCATCATGCTTGAGCAACTCTCACCTCTTCGACGTGGTTTTCCTGGTGGGTCAATCCAAGCAGAAGGCACGCTTCATTGGAGTCCGGGCCATTCTGGGCGTACGCAGCCGCGTCTTTCAG GAGATGCTATATGGCATCCAGACAGGCTTCGGATCGCCGCAGATACCCGTCGCGGAGATTTTCGCCCGCCCTGCACCGTCGTTGGTGTCGCCACAGAATCAGAAGCCGAAGAGTAACAACTATCTAACGGTGCCGGACTCGGACTCCATACGTCCCAAGAGCGTGCCCTCGTCACCGATGGTGAAGCGGGCGTTCTCTCGCCTGGGGACCATCACGGCTGGATGGGGTCGTTCGATTCGGAATAAGAACTCGAACCAGTTGAATCCGGATGACAAGAAGAAGTGGATCTCGTCGACAGATTGTTCGA ATAGGGACagcaaggacaaggacaaggacaagccGGGCAACAACCAGCTGGCGGTACCGCGGCTCTCGGTCTGTGCCGACGCTCAGAAGGTGGACCGGGCCAAGCTTGCACAGACGGAGTTCAACATCATCGAATTTGATCCGGACACATTTCGTGTCCTTCTCGACTATCTGCACACGGGCACTTGTCCTCTAACCTGTGTTTCAATACCTG GGCTGCTGTGTGCCGCAGAGCACTACGATCTGCCGGAGCTTCTTCAGGCGTGCTTCCACCACTGCAAGCAGTTCCTACGCATCGAGGTGGTTTGCCCGATGCTCATCTCGCTGGAGAACTACTACTGGCGCTACACGTCCGCCTCCGAGCTGGTCAACATGATCCTGTCATTTGTGGAGAGCAAGGCGCACGCCCTATTTAAGTGCCCAGAGTTTCTCCATCTGTCCGAGTCGATGGTGCAGATGATCATGTGCCGGGAGCTTCAGACCCCGGAGATCCGTAAATTTGAGGCGATGCTCGCCTGGGCCCAGCACAAGGTGGCCAAGCTGAAAAACCACCCCAATAAGGACACCCAGTTTGAGTTCGAGTGTATCATGGAGAGGCTGACCCGCGACCTCAACCTCTGCCGCATCTCGCCCAGCGAGCTGCTCACCGTTGTCCTACCCTCCAAGTCAATGAAGAACGAACGCATCATGGAGACGCTCATGGTGCAGGTGAACCTTGGCACCTACCGCATGCCCGAGCTAGATGCCTACCGTCAGCAGTTACGCCAGCAGGAGTCCGCCGAGGCCACCGTGCAAGTCCACCGGGGTGGATGA